Proteins from a genomic interval of Rhipicephalus microplus isolate Deutch F79 chromosome 6, USDA_Rmic, whole genome shotgun sequence:
- the LOC142765722 gene encoding amblin-like — protein sequence MRLRACCLVVLACVLYVYAARGKKGARCSKIPTNLRVPCRRNARFWFFDFALQTCKMYLSGRCGGANDHFASERMCQKVCLPPERQKLSCSVVPKQGPCHKGSRNTWYFNFAAGLCTRILSANCSVGANSFPSCEACTKSCTNANSQEACSRAVPNPEDFLPKKPK from the exons ATGAGACTTCGAGCGTGTTGTCTCGTTGTGCTCGCCTGTGTGCTCTACGTTTACG CCGCTAGAGGAAAGAAAGGGGCCAGGTGCAGCAAAATACCGACGAACTTACGAGTCCCGTGCCGGCGAAATGCGCGATTTTGGTTCTTCGACTTCGCGTTGCAAACGTGTAAAATGTACCTCTCCGGAAGATGTGGTGGAGCCAATGACCACTTTGCCTCGGAAAGAATGTGCCAGAAAGTGTGCCTAC CGCCGGAGAGGCAGAAACTTTCCTGCAGCGTGGTGCCAAAGCAAGGACCATGCCACAAGGGGTCTAGAAATACATGGTACTTCAATTTCGCCGCTGGCCTCTGCACTCGCATTCTGAGCGCTAACTGTTCCGTCGGCGCTAACAGCTTCCCATCCTGTGAAGCTTGCACGAAAAGTTGCACCA ATGCTAATTCCCAAGAAGCCTGTTCTCGGGCTGTACCGAACCCTGAAGACTTCCTACCGAAGAAGCCGAAATAG